The Alphaproteobacteria bacterium genome contains a region encoding:
- a CDS encoding FAD-dependent oxidoreductase has translation MHEIDVTVIGAGAAGVAAARRLADARVPCVLIEARRRVGGRALTLPGEFALDLGCGWLHSANENEWAELAPKLGFAIDDFPPPWARPAWEGNFPPAEQKEYWAAWHSFYQRVDAAEHKDLLLSDCYEPGNRFNPMIGAVVTYANGAEAEKITTREYALYHDTAQNKRIERGYGTLIAAYAAGLDVRLDCPVSLIDHTGKRLRIVTARARTLRTHRDRRCAARHDRERSTALLSRSASQDGGGPRPAARRRQQGVSADRQPRPRDTRVTGSRVTHETGMYTLRAFGRPVIEGYFGGRVCGLARRRDHAVRDRAALRGARQRHPQTPDPDHRVRLGQRSWSLGSYSYGSVGAEAARAAPRGTARRPAVLCRRAHIAARFLHGAWRVPPPASRRRTRRSEPCEFSRRDRREPEAPPRQRAGLVARLTGAAHIRPHRVDGARGRDADFACSALQRLPVQRNRAAHVIDIVARIASNSALRFEREARPSRPEYAQQAPHA, from the coding sequence ATGCATGAAATCGATGTAACGGTAATCGGAGCCGGTGCGGCGGGCGTTGCGGCGGCGCGGCGGCTAGCCGACGCGCGCGTGCCCTGCGTACTGATCGAAGCGCGCAGGCGTGTCGGCGGGCGCGCGCTGACCTTGCCCGGCGAATTCGCGCTCGACCTCGGCTGCGGCTGGCTGCATTCGGCCAACGAGAACGAGTGGGCCGAGCTGGCGCCCAAGCTTGGTTTTGCAATCGACGACTTTCCGCCACCGTGGGCGCGGCCGGCCTGGGAAGGCAATTTTCCGCCGGCCGAGCAGAAGGAGTACTGGGCCGCTTGGCACAGCTTTTACCAGCGCGTCGACGCCGCGGAGCACAAGGACCTCCTGCTCTCCGACTGCTACGAGCCGGGCAATCGCTTCAACCCGATGATCGGCGCGGTGGTCACTTACGCGAACGGCGCCGAGGCCGAGAAGATCACCACCCGCGAATACGCGCTCTACCACGACACCGCGCAAAACAAGCGCATCGAGCGCGGCTACGGCACGCTGATCGCGGCCTATGCGGCCGGCCTCGACGTGCGGCTTGATTGCCCGGTCTCGCTGATCGACCACACAGGCAAGCGCCTGCGTATCGTTACCGCGCGCGCGCGAACTCTCCGCACGCACCGCGATCGTCGCTGTGCCGCCCGGCACGATCGCGAACGGAGCACTGCGCTTCTCTCCAGATCTGCCTCCCAAGATGGAGGCGGCCCACGCCCTGCCGCTCGGCGTCGCCAACAAGGCGTTTCTGCGGATCGACAACCCCGACCGCGGGACACGCGCGTCACCGGCTCACGCGTAACGCACGAGACCGGCATGTACACGCTGCGCGCCTTCGGCCGGCCGGTGATCGAAGGCTATTTCGGCGGCCGCGTTTGCGGCCTCGCTCGAAGGCGCGATCACGCCGTTCGCGATCGAGCAGCTCTGCGCGGCGCTCGGCAACGACATCCGCAAACGCCTGACCCCGATCACCGAGTCCGCCTGGGCCAGCGATCCTGGTCGCTCGGCTCGTACTCGTATGGCTCTGTCGGCGCTGAGGCCGCACGCGCCGCACCTCGCGGCACCGCTCGACGACCGGCTGTTCTTTGCCGGCGAGCACACATCGCCGCACGATTTCTCCACGGCGCATGGCGCGTACCGCCACCGGCGTCACGGCGGCGGACGAGGCGATCAGAGCCTTGCGAGTTCAGCCGGCGTGATCGCCGCGAGCCCGAAGCGCCGCCGCGCCAGCGCGCAGGACTCGTCGCCCGGCTGACAGGTGCGGCACACATCCGGCCGCACCGCGTAGACGGCGCACGCGGTCGTGACGCCGACTTCGCCTGCAGCGCGTTGCAGCGATTGCCTGTGCAACGCAATCGTGCCGCGCACGTCATCGACATAGTGGCGCGGATAGCCTCGAACTCGGCTTTGCGTTTCGAGCGCGAAGCGCGGCCCAGTCGGCCCGAATACGCGCAGCAGGCGCCGCACGCCTGA